The genomic window TGGAAACGAGGAAGTATCCATGTACTTGCTCCTGACGCTAAAACACAGGCCATCGGCACATGGAAGAAAAAGCAGAGTGTCATTCCGATGTCATAGAGGCATCAGGAAAGAAAACATTTATCTGTCCTGTCGATGGTCTCTAACACAGTCATAATGTGCTGTTCTCTTCGTCGTCTCTGTTCGGTACCGCACATAAGAAGACAAACGCTATCGAGAAAATTAAACACACGCTAAGGAAGCACCTTCAGACAATAGATGAGTCAGGTAGTAAACGGGCATATTCCTGTTTGACGATCTTATAGCACTCACATGCCCGGTCTTCCAGTCCGGACTTGTCTAAAATGGTGATACGGCCGCGCTGGTAGGCAATCAGGCCAGCTTTTTGCAGCTTTCCGGCCGACTCGGTGACGCCTTCTCGACGAACGCCCAGCATGTTGGCGATCAGTTCCTGGGTCATGCGCAGTTCATTAGTCGGCAAACGGTCCAGGCTCAGCAACAGCCAACGACACAGCTGCTTATCCAGGCTGTGATGCCGATTACAAACGGCTGTCTGTGCCATCTGAGTCAGCAGTGCCTGAGTATAACGCAACAGTAAACCTTGCATTGGACCTCCCCGAGAGAACTCATCCTTGAGCCGTTGTCCCTTGAGGCGATAGGCTGTCCCAGCACTCTGCACAATGGCACGGGTTGGGGTGGTTTCACCGCCCATGAACAATGAGATGCCGACGATTCCCTCGAACCCGACAACGGCAATTTCCGTCGAGTCGCCTGCTTCCATGACACATAGCAGTGAGACGATGGAATCCGTGGGGAAATAGACATGCTGCATTGGCTGACCTGACTCGGCCAACGACGCACCGTGTTTTAACTCGACTCGCTCAAGATCAGGCACCAGGCGCTGGTATTCCGATGCTGTCAGGGCAGCCAGTAGATGATTCTGACCCGGTTCATGTGTCGACGGCATCAAGGTGACCCCTATATTCTATAAGCGATGCGAGGCAGCTGCTTTAAAAAGCCGACATTAATACAAAAAAAGAACCCCTACTCTGTGCGCTAACGCACAGAAAGGCGGTGATTATTTCTTATGTGTTAAAACTATACCATTGGTGTCAGCGTTAAGCGTCAGAATCCTTGCTATTGACCAAGACCCTGTTACGACCTGTTTCCTTGGCCTCATAGAGGGCTCTGTCCGCACGCTTCAGCAACGTGTTAGGTGTATCCCCACGCTGGAAATTGGTAACGCCCAGGCTAATGGTGATGCTACCCACTTCAGGAAAAGGCTCGTCTGCAATACAGCAACGAAGGCGTTCCGCCATTCCGACGGTTTCGGTGAGATTGGTTTCCGGAAGGAGGACCACGATTTCCTCGCCCCCCCAACGGGCGAGAAAGTCAGCCTCCCGTATTTGTCTGGCCAACCGCGCGCTCAGGTCTACCAGCACTTGATCACCAATGTCGTGTCCATAAATGTCATTGACTCTCTTGAAATGATCTACATCAATCATCACCAGAGCAGTTTCAGACACATAGCGGGCGTAGCGAGCCAGCGCGCGCTCCATCTCCACATCAAAGCGCTGCCGATTATAGAGTCCGGTGAGGGAATCGGTGGTCGCCTCCCGCTCCAAGGACGCTTCCAGCTGCTTTTGCCTGGTAATGTCCAGCCCTATGCCCAGCAGGTAAGATTTACCGTTCAGCTCCACCCGCAAGCCACTTAACAAATATGGGGTGTCGCCCTTTACGGTGCACAGCTTGCTTTCAAGCATCGCGCTGCCTTCCGAAAAAGTCTTAGCAATGGCTGTACCAATAGGAGCTCTTTCTTCTTGTGGGACAAGCACGCAGATATCCATGCCACCAAGCTCCGCGGGACTACGCCCTGTCACCGTCTCCATCCGATCATTCCATTGAACCAAATGACCTTTTCCATCATGAATGTAGAAGATCCCTGGCAAGCTGGCCAGAATCGACTCCGAAAGATCCTTCTCGCGTCGAAGCTGGTCTTCAAGATTCCGGCGCTTGGAAATATCCTGTAGAAAAGTGGATCTTTGGTGTATATCCCCGGTGGCATCCCGATGAACAATAGTCACCTGGGAAACGGGGGTCTCTTTTCCCTCCCGATCCAGCACGGCTGCCTCCTCTCTCCAGGAGCCTTCTTTCGCAGCGGTATTCAGCCCCACGTTTGCGCTCTTTTCTGCCGCCCAGCACGGATAAACTTTCTTGCGATCGCTAATGTCACGCACTAGCGCCTGCACCAAGGCCCCATTGTCCATGTCAATTCGACTCAACAAGACCTCAGTAGGGAAATCAACACCGTCCCATGTGCGGTGGCGCCATTCAAAAAAGGCACACCCTTGGCTCATGACTTCATCAAGGTGATCTGCCGCGGCCTCCCTGCTGAGACGGCCATCAGGCTGGTAAAGAGGGGAAAGATCGGCGGGATGGAAAGTCACGAAGGTGTT from Halomonas sp. CH40 includes these protein-coding regions:
- a CDS encoding diguanylate cyclase, with protein sequence MDTARQQEKYQLAFEQSRDAIMLFAEDRFQDCNSATLTMFRVPDVNTFVTFHPADLSPLYQPDGRLSREAAADHLDEVMSQGCAFFEWRHRTWDGVDFPTEVLLSRIDMDNGALVQALVRDISDRKKVYPCWAAEKSANVGLNTAAKEGSWREEAAVLDREGKETPVSQVTIVHRDATGDIHQRSTFLQDISKRRNLEDQLRREKDLSESILASLPGIFYIHDGKGHLVQWNDRMETVTGRSPAELGGMDICVLVPQEERAPIGTAIAKTFSEGSAMLESKLCTVKGDTPYLLSGLRVELNGKSYLLGIGLDITRQKQLEASLEREATTDSLTGLYNRQRFDVEMERALARYARYVSETALVMIDVDHFKRVNDIYGHDIGDQVLVDLSARLARQIREADFLARWGGEEIVVLLPETNLTETVGMAERLRCCIADEPFPEVGSITISLGVTNFQRGDTPNTLLKRADRALYEAKETGRNRVLVNSKDSDA
- a CDS encoding Crp/Fnr family transcriptional regulator, whose amino-acid sequence is MPSTHEPGQNHLLAALTASEYQRLVPDLERVELKHGASLAESGQPMQHVYFPTDSIVSLLCVMEAGDSTEIAVVGFEGIVGISLFMGGETTPTRAIVQSAGTAYRLKGQRLKDEFSRGGPMQGLLLRYTQALLTQMAQTAVCNRHHSLDKQLCRWLLLSLDRLPTNELRMTQELIANMLGVRREGVTESAGKLQKAGLIAYQRGRITILDKSGLEDRACECYKIVKQEYARLLPDSSIV